The genomic interval GATGAAGTAGACCCGGAAATGGTCTTCAGCGCGGCGCAGAACAATAACCCCGGCATAAAAGGAGATCTGTTAAGGATAAAATCCATGGAACGTACATACGCTTCCCAGAAAGGCCTCCTGTATCCGAGCCTGTCAGCATCCGGTAACCTGAATACCAGTTATGCCAACAGTGCGAAAAACCAGGTGATCACAGGATATACTCCTTTTACACAGGATATCGGTGAGGTTGCTATAGGTGGAAACACCTATACGGTAAAAGCTACCGGTCAGACACCCAGTTATAAACTGGTAACTATCCCGTTCAGCGATCAGATCAACAATAACTTCCGTCAGTCCGTAGGTCTTTCTCTGAATATTCCTATCCTGAACGGATGGTCACAGAGAACGGCTGTAAAGCAGGCTAAACTGAATATTGAAACACAAAAGCTGACTTTAGACCAGGACCTTCAACAATTACGCAGGGATATTTATACCGCTCATGCGAACGCAATGGCCGCTATCCAGAAGTTTTCAGCCTCCTCAAAAGGAGTGGAGTCTTCTCAGCGTGCATACGATTTTGCCACGAAGCGTTTCGATCTGGGTTTAATGAATACAATTGACTATATTACTACCCAGAACAACCTGTTCCGAGCGCAGATCGATAAGGTATCAGCCCAATACGAATATATATTTAGAATGAAACTACTGGAGTTTTACAGGGACCAGAAGGTCTCGCTGTAGCAGCTCCCTTCCTTTTGAAATACGCCGTTTTATATGAAGAGAAAGACACTTTTCTGGATCTTGGGGATCATTATTTTGCTGATTGTCATTGTGGCTGTAAGCAGAGCTGGCAAAGACGACAGCATTAAAGTGGCGGTAGATAACGCCGCTGAAAAAACTATTATAGAGGTAGTTTCTGCCAGTGGTAAGATCTACCCTGAAACAGAAGTAAAGGTCAGCTCTGACGTATCCGGTGAAATCGTAGATCTTCCCGTACTGGAGGGAGACTCTGTACAGAAAGGCCAGGTGCTGGTACGCATCTATGCCGATGTATATGGCTCCGTGCGTGATAAGGCAACAGCCTCCCTCAGCCAGGCACAGGCCCAGCTGGCTAATACCGCCGCTTCACTGAATGCATTTAAAGCCAAACTGGAACAGAGTAAAGCTGCTTACGACCGTAACAAGGAACTGCTGGCACAGAAAGTAGTGTCGCGTAGTGAATTTGAAACCGCCGAAGCCACTTACCGCTCTGCCCTGGCAGATTATAACGCCGCTGCCGAGCAGGTGAACAGCAACCGTTATGCTGTACAAAGCGCAAAGGCCGGGCTGACAGAAGCCAACACTAACCTGAAACGTACTACTATCGTAGCGCCGATGAGTGGCGTGGTATCACTGCTGCCTGTTAAAAAAGGGGAACGTGTGGTTGGTACCGGTCAGATGAGCGGTACAGAAATCATGCGCATCGCTGACCTGAATGTGATGGAAGTGCAGGTAGATGTAGGCGAAAATGACATTCCCCGTGTAAAATATAATGACACAGCTATCGTAGAAGTAGATGCTTACAGCGATCGTAAATTCAAGGGAATTGTAACCCAGATCGCGAGTTCAAGTAAAGGTGCGGCTACCAGCAGTGCATCCACATCAACTTCCTCTGCAGAACAGGTGACCAGCTATATTGTCCATATCCGCATTCTGCCGGATAGTTATAAAGATCTGATCGATCCTACACATCCGAAGAATTTCCCTTTCCGTCCGGGTATGAGCGCCAGCGTAGATATTCAGACACGCAGGAAGAACAATGTACTGGCAGTGCCTATCAATGCAGTGACCACCCGCGATATTGTTGACAGCTCCAAAGCAGTAGGCGCCAAAAAAGAAGACCTGGCGGCTGCAAAAGAAAGTGGTAAAGACCTGAAGGAAGTTGTTTTTGTATTGCAACCGGATAAAACAGTGAAACTGGTAACAGTTACTACCGGTGTGCAGGATGATACCAACATT from Chitinophaga filiformis carries:
- a CDS encoding efflux RND transporter periplasmic adaptor subunit, encoding MKRKTLFWILGIIILLIVIVAVSRAGKDDSIKVAVDNAAEKTIIEVVSASGKIYPETEVKVSSDVSGEIVDLPVLEGDSVQKGQVLVRIYADVYGSVRDKATASLSQAQAQLANTAASLNAFKAKLEQSKAAYDRNKELLAQKVVSRSEFETAEATYRSALADYNAAAEQVNSNRYAVQSAKAGLTEANTNLKRTTIVAPMSGVVSLLPVKKGERVVGTGQMSGTEIMRIADLNVMEVQVDVGENDIPRVKYNDTAIVEVDAYSDRKFKGIVTQIASSSKGAATSSASTSTSSAEQVTSYIVHIRILPDSYKDLIDPTHPKNFPFRPGMSASVDIQTRRKNNVLAVPINAVTTRDIVDSSKAVGAKKEDLAAAKESGKDLKEVVFVLQPDKTVKLVTVTTGVQDDTNIEVLSGLKAGDQVISAPYSAVSKDLDQGKKVRVVPKKELFENKGK